One Pieris napi chromosome Z, ilPieNapi1.2, whole genome shotgun sequence DNA window includes the following coding sequences:
- the LOC125062223 gene encoding fibrohexamerin-like: MLAILLFLSITACLAGPSSIVRPCKFSNTPCVREIFRLNSGCNPNVRGSIPTQYTIPTFVFHTPYFNSTYIDRNLKIGNHNKCYISEFFYNTKTDVLVIAIDCPFLAFESTRILLQHRSLAEDTSFEYYYKGTYPLIRLTMNIRNAVNMDVCSAYTFADVTALPIFQINPNDPKTANFLSRDLTLLNIFERETFYGRARQLMLKYINSYICDFGCK, encoded by the exons ATGTTGGCAATACTTTTATTCCTGTCTATTACAGCGTGTTTAGCTG gtCCGTCAAGCATAGTTCGGCCGTGCAAGTTTTCGAACACCCCATGTGTGCGAGAAATTTTCCGATTGAACTCAGGATGTAATCCGAATGTCCGAGGTTCAATTCCCACTCAGTACACGATACCAACGTTCGTGTTTCATACCCCATACTTTAATTCAACATATATAGATAGGAACTTGAAAATTGGAAATCATAATAAATGCTACATCTCGGAATTCTT CTATAACACTAAGACGGACGTACTTGTTATCGCAATAGACTGTCCATTCCTCGCATTCGAGTCGACCAGGATACTCCTACAGCATCGTTCCTTGGCTGAAGACACCagttttgaatattattataagggGACCTATC CTTTGATTCGTCTAACAATGAACATACGCAATGCCGTCAACATGGACGTCTGCTCAGCGTACACCTTTGCAGATGTGACAGCGCTGCCGATCTTTCAAATTAATCCGAATG ATCCAAAAACGGCGAATTTCCTGTCAAGAGATCTGACACTGTTGAATATCTTCGAACGCGAGACGTTTTACGGGAGAGCAAGACAACTCatgctaaaatatataaattcttaTATCTGTGATTTTGGTTGCAAATAA